CTAGATATGATGTTTAGGACTTGCACCGTTCAGGTTAGATGAATTTTGCTTTATTCACTGGTTTGGTCATTTTGAAGCAATTTCTTGCCTGGTGGCTAATTTTCTAGTATAAACTTCCTTTTCtgtatttgatgattttttgtcTAATGTATATtgataactttttatatatgaaatattaaactTTCAATAGGTTAATCTGGACTTCATTTCTGAAGCTGACATGATAAGAAAATTTCGTGCTGGCCTTGCTTTGCAGCCGGTGAGAATTTTTcctaaattttgagtttttttcaaaCACAAATTTTTCTGATTCTGTGATAtctttttattggaaaataaacaGGTAGCAACAGCTCTATTTGCAAACTCACCTTTCACCGAAGGAAAACCAAATGGCTATCTCAGCCTAAGAAGGTTTCTAAACGTAATTGCTCTAGTGTACTTAATATGAAATCTGTTTCCCGTAGGCTTCTTAGTGATGTTTCTTTACCTGAGCAGCCATATCTGGACTGATACTGACAACAATCGTGCTGGCATGCTTCCATTTGTTTTCAATGACACCTTTGGGTAAGTTATTAAGTTGTTATTTGAGAGGAAAATAACATTTAAGCTTTTAATTTTTGGGTTGGGGGTTGTGGAGGATGAGCAGGTTTGGGAATCCATCTACAGAATCTGTATTTctgagttaatttttattttgaatactGTAATGTACAGAAATCTAAGTTGGCATCGACTATGAGCACAGATGATCACTATCTGTGTGAGTATATATCTAAGGATATGTATAGTTTAGCTCCTTGCTATTTTGTTTGCGATTAAGAGGAGTCATCATCACCCCTGACTTCTGAGTTAAAAAGGATTTAACATTGCCAGCATCAATCCCCTTTTTTATCACTTCTCAGATCAGGGGTAAATAAATGTGGACACATGCCCATTCCTGCATACAAATACATGTTACATGTATGTTTGCAAGGTTAAGTTCATAATGTATGCATGAATACTCGCATAAACAAATGCGCATGCACATGGTGCATGAAGTTGATTGTATGATAGTAGTTCTGCTTTATTTTTCCCTTTGCAGGTTTGAGCAGTATGTTGATTATGCTCTTGATGTTCCAATGTATTTTGTTTATCGGAAAAAGAAGTATATTGACTGTACTGGAATGTCATTCCGGGTTTCTTTCTATCCTTTATAGCCttttaatttaaggtttttGATTTTTCACCATTTTTGCAGGAACCTTATCCATTAAATAAAGCTACTAATTTTTCAAGTACTAATTGGTGaccattttatattttgcaGGACTTTTTGGCTGGAAAACTTCCTTGCATTCCTGGTGAATTGCCAACTCTTAATGACTGGGAAAACCATTTGACAACAATATTTCCTGAGGTTAAATGTTGTGCTTTTTGGTTCTTTTGCCAAAAAATATCGTGTTGTGATCTTGGCTCATTTAACACATTGCTTTCTCATTTCTTTCAGGTCAGGTTGAAGAGATACTTAGAGATGAGGGGTGCTGATGGAGGGCCTTGGAGGAGGTTATGTGCTTTGCCAGCATTTTGGGTAGTTGGCCACTTTgatccctttctttttcttttttggttgcaTGATTTGTCtgtctaaaatgatttttgcaaaaaaatttagatgGAATGAACAGTAGAACAGTTACAGTAGCAAGGATGTGAAACTTGAAAATTTTAACTTGTACCCATAGCATGGTTTTATTGCTTTGTCTTCTTTTAGTTTGGCACCCTTTTCAACAGATCCGTATTCTTCATAATTGAATGGAGGATTTTATTACTTGCCTCCATTTAAACAATATCATCAGTTCATtttgatttctgttttcaaatgTTAGGTAGGGCTGTTATACGATGAAGACTCACTTCAAAGTGTTCTAGACATGACAGCTGACTGGACCTCTGAAGAAAGACAGATGTTAAGGAATAAGGTAACCCAAAACTCTTTTACAATGGAACTCTAAATCTCCACTCCTCAAATTATAATATGCCTAACACAAGATCTGCAGAAGTGATTTTTTGAGTGAGAGTCATAGTTGTACGATGTTTTCTTTTAGGATGTCATGCAGTAAACTGAATATAAGCAAAAGATCATTACCCTGTTGAAGTCCAATAGTAAAAGACTTGAGCGTGTTGTGTTGCTTGTTGGCATTTATTTTGTTAACGTGAAAAGGCTGCCATAGAAGGATCCACAATATGGTGGACTGACAGATgatgaaaattttaatcttgaaaGAGACTTTCATTTACTTTTTCTCAACATTCCTGATGCAAGTTCATGAAACCTGACATTGCTAGAGGCATGGGTTTGTGTTTTAATATCTGCCATGGGGTTGTATTTATGTGAGTATATGTGGTGTTAATAAGGACAGTTCTtgcttgctatttatttttatcccacAACAGAGATGCAGCCTGTATGTCTTCTATAATCATGACAATGATTCTGatataaaattggtttttaGGTTCCAAAGACAGGTCTGAAGACACCATTTCGTGATGGACTGTTGAGACATGTTGCCGAAGAAGTTCTAAAGCTGGCTAAggtaactttaattttttccaataaTGGTAGTTGGCTAAGTTAACCTGCGGACTGCTTTTCTTCAGCTTTAAGTAAACACTAGGTTATTGCCCGCGCTACTGATATGGCTTGGACCAAATTCTTTTGGAATGTAAAAAGATAATATCTTGACCATCAGAGTTTTTTCACCATTGACATTCAGTATAACAGTTTAAACTCGAAAACTCTCAATTCAAGATTTAACTTTTTGCTTAActcgagttttaaattaaatcttttgaGAATTGCATTGTAAATTAAATCTTTTGAGAATTGCATTGACATGACCTGACCTTGTTGATTGGtaggtttaaagaaaaaaaattgttaagttCAACCTAGTTCACCTGTCAAACCCATTATCCGAGTTATGAACTAttggattaaattttattttattatatggtaAGAATTATGAAATTGATTCTTAATTAGCCCCTTActgaatgataaaaattaattaaaactcaaCATTAAAATAtggatttagaaaaaaaaaccaaaagagaaaaaataatcaaatgccATTAAAAAAAGCCATGGGTTTGTTGTAAAAAAGCCTAGTTGCATGGACTTGAGGCAGGTTAATGTGttagataatttgttttttctttttaccttgttctttgaaaaaaaaagttctgtGACAGAGGACTgtcaacaacaaaaactaatagCCATCCTAGTGCTTGAACCTACAACCTTGCTTGATTAAGAGTCTGTTTAGTATTAtggtagtgattattttttaaagtgttttttacttggaaatatatcaagataatatatattttttttttttaatttatttttgacatcagtcaACACaagttaaaaacataaaaaacttaatttgaagcaaataaaaaaaaaaataagttttttttaaaaatgcttttgaaatgtaaaaacaaaaaggcaCCAAGGATACATGTTAAACCAAGTGAGTTACAGAACAAATATGTCATCAAACAATATATTAACTTGGTTAAACCGACCCTGgtctttttagttgttttgatAATTGTTCTCTAAACACGCTTATTCTACTGCAGGATGGCTTAGAAAGGAGAGGCTTCAAGGAAGTTGGTTTCTTGAATGCAGTGTCTGATGTGGTTAGCACAGGTAATTTAGAAGTAATTATGCATTTATCTTGCATGTTTCCCCAGTAATTTGGCTATGTTAACCTGCATAAGTTGGTTTCTTAATGGTCAtgatgattgataattttatggCAGGAGTAACACCGGCAGAAAAGCTTTTGGAACTTTACCATGGAAAGTGGGGGCGGTCTATAGATCCTGTGTTTGAAGAGCTACTTTACTAAGGTGAATTAGATTTTTGTAGCACTGCAGCAGTGTCCTTGTGtttaattctctctctctctctctgggtTTAAACCTTGTTTATGTTCTGAACTACTTTCTTCAACTGATACTGATAGTTTGTCTTTTGCCGAATAAATTTCAATGTAAATCCTTGGTATGAGGATTCTCACAAAACTCTCATCGAATAACACCCACATAGTTTGGAGCCAGTGAACAATTTTTTAGCTTCCATAGCAATAACAAGCCGATCATGTGCTTTTCACAAGCATTCATTGTAACGTTTCCCTCCTTGTGTCACGCATCTCATTCTCATCATCCCTAATGAAAATGGTTAACCCGATTTGGTGTTTAATTCTATTTTCACAAACTAACCAGTTTTCATTGATCACAGTATGCAAATGGATTATGAGGTTGGTGAAGTGTGTAACAGAAATATGAAAGGAGGATCTAAACTTAAATGCTCCCTATTTTCAGTTCAAACACTGTTACATGGCAAATAAAATGTCAGTTCTCATTTTAAGAATGATGGTAGCTAGCTTCATTTCATAAAAAGTCTGTTTTCAGTAACATCCTACATTTCCCCACAATGGTAGGACCTTCAACGCTATGCTCTTCTGGCAAGTATTTAATTGTCAGTTGCTTGGTTTGCCTTTTGTATCCCAAAAACCTCATGGGATCTTGTCCACCAACCCTATCTCATCAGGTCACCCGCCACGTCCGAGCCATGTGGCCTGCCAGCACCCAACAGGTACCGTGTTCTTCCCAGACCCGCTAGAGATAGATATCCCACCATATTACCATCTAATGTGGTAGCTATCCATGCCactgttttgtttggtttctccTAGTGTTTTGGCGCTTCTTATTGATTACATAAATTTCATTTGTTTGGTGTACACAACCAAGGGAAAGATTCGTGGGAGGATATGTCAAATGTATCTGGCTGGAGTGAGAGGTGTGTGAGATTGCTGCCGGGGGGATCCTAACATGAGAGGGTGGTAATTTAGATGGGGACTGGCCATCATCCCTACCACTCTTGAGTAGGTGTTGAATGGCTTGAAAACGATGCTATAACAGCAAATTCTTAGACACATATCCATGAACATCATCAAATCTTATCTCGTACTACCTTTTTGTCTGTTAGTAAAGTAAAATGCTAGTATGAAGTTTTGAGTCAAAATTCAGTCATCTATCATTTTCCCATTCAATTTAGCCTGCagcagatgatgatgatgatgatggaagTACTGAGATCTGTTCAATGTTTATTATGTATTTAGGTTTAATAGATTATATTAGAAGCAAACTACTAAATCACATTTTTCTCTTTTGGCTcaatgggattttttttaacctcAAACTTGACATAGGATCCCAACATCAAGAAGCCAACTAGTCCTTGTGGAAGGTCTGGAAGGAGGGCCAGAAAGAATACTTGTTTAAGAAGAGAGAGACAGACCGAAAACAGGAAGGCCTCATGCCCTCCAATAATTGAAGCTTCTTAGCTCTCACCCTTGTGACACCACCCTTAGGTTTTATATCGCAAATTAGGCACCTAATTTGATCTTAAATCACTAATGCGATCTTACACCATGATATTTGTGGCATAACCACCTTATCAGTCTGAACATTACCGGAGTACCCTCCCTATATGTCTGTCATCTCATTTCTGTCCGAGTGACCAAGTTGTCTGAAAACATCTCGAGATAATGACTGCCAGGTTTATTGATATGATGCTAGACCGTAAATTTCTACCAGGTAAAAATTTGCTGGCAATGTGGTTACCTTACCTGGTGCAATCAATTCAAGGTACCAGGAAGAAGATTTTCCTGTATATTTGCATGATCAGTATGTTCTCTACAACATGACAAGAATTCAGtagttatttaatatttttgcttAAGAAAACAGTAAAACTCTACAAGCCACCAAGGAATTAGAGATGTtcatcaaaagaaagaaaacgcgTTAAGGAGTGAGTAAAGGATCAGCATTAATGACATGTTCTCGTTAATACACCAATCCAGAAATGGTGGATTGAAGTAAGAAGGAAGAAGGAAGttgataataaaacaatataattccaTCCAATCATTTTGGAGGAGAGCAAGCTCaaggcagagagagagagagagagatggggcAGTTTTGGAATCTTAAATGACAGACagacagagagaaagaaaatcaatcaTACTGGAGGTTGGGTTGGCTATTTTAGATTGAGTGAAGCCAATGTATGATTGCAacttcttgttattattattatatccatGTCCAGCTCACAACTCTTGTTGGAGCTTGACATGTTCCCCTCCTAACGGAGACACATCgtattattcattaaattttctCTATATTTCTAACCTTCTGACACCGAAGATATCAAACTCACCTTCTTAAAATCCTATCCCTCTTGCACCTACAAAAGCCCTGCAACTTTACATTCTTCCTCACTCTCTCCCCTCCAGTCCCCTCCCTATATTTCTTCtcttaacattttcattttttttttattaagactAATCAATCAAGATGAGAGAAATCCTTCATGTCCAAGCCGGTCAGTGTGGTAACCAAATTGGTGGCAAGTTTTGGGAGGTTGTGTGTGATGAACATGGGATTGATCCCACAGGGAATTATGCTGGCAACTCTAATGTTCAACTTGAGAGGGTTAATGTTTACTACAATGAGGCTAGTGGTGGTCGCTATGTGCCTAGAGCTGTGCTTATGGACCTTGAGCCAGGGACCATGGACAGCTTGAGGACCGGTCCCTATGGGCAAATCTTTAGGcctgataattttgtttttggccAAAATGGAGCTGGAAATAACTGGGCTAAGGGACATTACACTGAAGGAGCTGAACTGATCGATTCTGTTCTTGATGTTGTTCGAAAAGAAGCTGAGAATTGTGATTGTTTACAAGGTATGACTTCCACATCCTCACATTTGTAGGTAAATCGTGTTCAGTTGAGTCCATTTATCATTGCTTAGCACACGCtaactttattttcttgaattgatgaTTGATAATGTGATTAGGCTTCCAAATCTGTCATTCTCTGGGAGGTGGAACTGGATCAGGAATGGGGACTCTGCTCATATCAAAGATCAGGGAAGAATACCCTGATAGGATGATGTTAACTTTCTCAGTATTTCCATCTCCCAAGGTTTCTGATACTGTGGTTGAGCCCTACAATGCAACCCTCTCTGTACACCAACTAGTTGAAAATGCTGATGAGTGTATGGTCCTTGACAACGAGGCTCTCTATGATATCTGCTTTCGAACTCTCAAGCTCACCAATCCAAGCTGTAAGTGAACCATGCCTCAATTTTTCATCCTTGTTAGTAGTCATACCTGTATAAACTGCAACATCTCTAATATGGATGTGCGAAATTACATTACAGTTGGTGATCTTAACCACTTGATCTCGACAACCATGAGTGGAGTAACATGTTGCCTTCGATTCCCGGGCCAATTGAACTCTGATCTTCGGAAACTAGCCGTGAACTTAATCCCCTTCCCACGtctccatttcttcatggttgGTTTTGCACCATTAACCTCCCAAGGCTCACAACAGTACCGTGCCTTAACCATCCCGGAGTTGACACAACAAATGTGGGATGCTAAAAACATGATGTGTGCAGCTGACCCTCGGCACGGTAGGTACTTAACAGCCTCAGCTATGTTCCGTGGCAAAATGAGCACTAAGGAAGTTGATGAGCAAATGATAAATGTGCAAAACAAGAACTCATCATATTTTGTTGAGTGGATTCcaaataatgttaaatcaaGTGTTTGTGACATTCCACCAACTGGGTTAGCAATGTCATCAACATTTATGGGAAATTCTACGTCTATTCAAGAAATGTTTAGGCGTGTTTCGGAACAATTTACAGTCATGTTTAGGAGAAAAGCGTTTTTGCACTGGTACACTGGGGAAGGAATGGATGAAATGGAGTTTACTGAGGCTGAAAGTAACATGAACGATTTGGTTTCTGAATATCAACAATATCAAGATGCCGCGGCCGATAATGAGGGGGAGTATGATGAAGAAGAGCCTATAGAGAACTAAGGAGAATTTGATCTGGTTATTTTCCTATGGCTATGGCTTCAAGGATGAGTTGTTTCTGGTGGAGTTATTTATGTTACAGTATGGAGGtcaatatttgaataatttagGCCTCTGATGACCGTGAGATTGTGAATATTTCTATTTGTAATCTGTGAGTATAAAATTTGTATTACTGTTTTGTTATAATGTGGATGATTATCGTTTTTCTTcatctattttatattatctgtattttttctcttaataatattaattttaccgaaattatttcttgaaaaatctcAACTTCTTAATTTCATAGAATTCACTATTAGAGTATCACACGTTCAATTAAATGAGATATTTCTGGGACGTAAATtgaggatgatttttttaataaaatcagcatttcttgtttttctttaaattctaGTAGTAAATACATGGAAATCCCTAGTTTTCAAATGAGAAAGTTAGCTatctataaatttataatttactgaAAACATTTGAAGTAAAATCTCAAGTACTTAATCGTTCATATGAATCTGCATTACTATACATTATCTATATGAAgtaccccctttttttttctttttaattgattttttctatagtttaattatgtaaaattatggtgaacatattaaattaaaagacaaagaaTTGACATGTATAAtacgaaaaaaaaacatggtcaaTCCCaaattcacaataattttttattttaatcctaaaatttattttgtttattttttagttttttgatttgagaaagaagaaagaaactatccaaaaaaaaataacaacataaaaaagaaaaaaattgatggataTAATAATTCTGACAACCAAAATGGTTAA
This genomic interval from Populus alba chromosome 1, ASM523922v2, whole genome shotgun sequence contains the following:
- the LOC118033691 gene encoding glutamate--cysteine ligase, chloroplastic, whose amino-acid sequence is MTLVGQAGPSSSILTEISRCKAAQNVVIAMARSTDASKLKETPPRFSSLSCNSSKTPQILSSESLSVGMKRGHRVVVAASPPTEDAVIATEPLTKEDLIGYLASGCKPKENWRIGTEHEKFGFEIGTLRPMKYEQIAELLHGIAERFDWDRIMEGDNIIGLQQGKQSISLEPGGQFELSGAPVETLHQTCAEVNSHLYQVKAVAEEMGIGFLGIGFQPKWGLKDIPVMPKGRYDIMRNYMPKVGSLGLDMMFRTCTVQVNLDFISEADMIRKFRAGLALQPVATALFANSPFTEGKPNGYLSLRSHIWTDTDNNRAGMLPFVFNDTFGFEQYVDYALDVPMYFVYRKKKYIDCTGMSFRDFLAGKLPCIPGELPTLNDWENHLTTIFPEVRLKRYLEMRGADGGPWRRLCALPAFWVGLLYDEDSLQSVLDMTADWTSEERQMLRNKVPKTGLKTPFRDGLLRHVAEEVLKLAKDGLERRGFKEVGFLNAVSDVVSTGVTPAEKLLELYHGKWGRSIDPVFEELLY
- the LOC118033692 gene encoding tubulin beta-4 chain, which gives rise to MREILHVQAGQCGNQIGGKFWEVVCDEHGIDPTGNYAGNSNVQLERVNVYYNEASGGRYVPRAVLMDLEPGTMDSLRTGPYGQIFRPDNFVFGQNGAGNNWAKGHYTEGAELIDSVLDVVRKEAENCDCLQGFQICHSLGGGTGSGMGTLLISKIREEYPDRMMLTFSVFPSPKVSDTVVEPYNATLSVHQLVENADECMVLDNEALYDICFRTLKLTNPSFGDLNHLISTTMSGVTCCLRFPGQLNSDLRKLAVNLIPFPRLHFFMVGFAPLTSQGSQQYRALTIPELTQQMWDAKNMMCAADPRHGRYLTASAMFRGKMSTKEVDEQMINVQNKNSSYFVEWIPNNVKSSVCDIPPTGLAMSSTFMGNSTSIQEMFRRVSEQFTVMFRRKAFLHWYTGEGMDEMEFTEAESNMNDLVSEYQQYQDAAADNEGEYDEEEPIEN